A window from Drosophila miranda strain MSH22 chromosome Y unlocalized genomic scaffold, D.miranda_PacBio2.1 Contig_Y2_pilon, whole genome shotgun sequence encodes these proteins:
- the LOC117194200 gene encoding guanine nucleotide-binding protein subunit gamma-1, translated as MDVMSSSLQQQRIVVDQLRREASMERQTISESCAKMMKYITEHEQEDYLLTGFTSQKVNPFREKSSCTVL; from the coding sequence ATGGACGTAATGTCATCATCTCTACAACAACAGCGCATTGTCGTTGACCAGCTGCGTCGCGAGGCGTCGATGGAACGGCAGACCATTTCGGAGTCGTGCGCCAAAATGATGAAGTACATCACGGAGCACGAGCAAGAGGATTACCTTTTGACTGGATTCACCAGCCAGAAGGTAAATCCATTCCGTGAAAAGTCCTCATGCACCGTTCTTTAA
- the LOC117194198 gene encoding T-complex protein 1 subunit theta-like, with product MALSVPKAPGVSQMLKDGARMYSGLEEAVYRNISACKEFAQTMRSAYGPNGMNKMIINHIEKQFVTSDAGTIMRELDVEHPAAKLIVMASQMQDAEVGDGTNFVVVLAGALLESAEELLRLGITTAEIADGYEKALEKALEILPKLVCHKIEVYRNVDKVKDVLRTTIMSKQYGQEDFLNDLVSKACVSILPDEGTFNVDNIRICKILGSGLPKSEVVRGMVFKRFVEGDVTFAEKAKIAIFSCPVDIIQTETKGTVLIKSADELMKFSSGEESLLENQIKAIADAGVKVIVAGGKVGDMALHFLNKYGLMAVRLNSKFDLRRLSRSVNATVLPRITPPSQEELGYCDKVCIEELGDTTIVAFRNEGKDSRIATVVIRGATDNFMDDIERALDDAVNSFKCLTRDGRYLPGAGAIEIELATQLSAYADTLPGLEQYSVRKFAQALEVFPKALAENSGFNGTEAVNLLYLAHNSESGKNIGFDIEAETASTIDAAKAKIFDLYQGKFWGLKYAVGAATTILKVDQIIMAKRAGGPKPRQAAGSDES from the exons ATGGCTTTATCTGTACCAAAAGCACCCGGAGTATCTCAGATGCTAAAGGATGGCGCACGC ATGTATAGCGGCTTGGAGGAGGCCGTCTACCGTAACATCAGTGCCTGCAAGGAGTTTGCTCAGACAATGCGTTCTGCCTACGGCCCCAATGGAATGAACAAAATGATCATCAACCACATTGAGAAGCAGTTTGTGACAAGCGATGCCGGAACCATAATGCGCGAGCTGGATGTTGAACACCCTGCCGCTAAGCTGATCGTTATGGCTAGTCAAATGCAGGACGCTGAGGTCGGAGATGGCACAAACTTCGTTGTGGTTCTGGCCGGCGCTCTGCTTGAGTCTGCAGAGGAGCTCCTGCGCTTGGGCATCACCACCGCCGAAATAGCCGATGGCTATGAAAAGGCACTGGAAAAGGCTCTTGAAATTTTGCCCAAATTGGTTTGCCATAAAATTGAGGTCTATCGTAATGTTGACAAGGTAAAGGATGTCCTTCGCACAACCATCATGTCGAAACAGTACGGCCAGGAGGACTTCCTCAATGACCTGGTGAGCAAGGCCTGTGTCTCCATATTGCCCGATGAGGGCACATTCAACGTGGACAACATTCGCATATGCAAGATCCTCGGTAGTGGGCTGCCCAAGTCGGAGGTAGTCCGCGGTATGGTCTTCAAGCGCTTCGTGGAGGGCGATGTCACTTTTGCCGAAAAGGCCAAGATCGCCATATTCTCGTGCCCCGTCGACATTATTCAGACGGAGACCAAGGGCACAGTACTAATTAAGTCGGCGGACGAACTCATGAAGTTCTCATCTGGAGAGGAGAGTCTGCTGGAGAATCAAATCAAAGCCATTGCCGATGCCGGTGTAAAGGTTATCGTTGCCGGTGGTAAGGTCGGTGACATGGCCTTGCATTTCCTCAACAAATATGGCCTCATGGCTGTGCGTTTGAACTCCAAGTTCGACTTGCGCCGTTTGAGTCGTTCTGTGAACGCCACTGTTCTACCTCGCATTACCCCGCCTAGCCAGGAAGAGTTGGGCTACTGTGACAAGGTGTGCATTGAGGAGTTGGGGGACACGACAATCGTAGCATTCAG AAACGAGGGCAAAGACTCACGCATTGCCACAGTTGTGATCCGTGGTGCCACAGACAACTTCATGGACGACATCGAGCGCGCCCTGGACGACGCCGTGAACAGCTTCAAGTGCCTGACACGCGATGGACGCTATCTGCCAGGAGCCGGGGCCATCGAAATTGAGCTGGCCACCCAGCTGTCGGCGTATGCTGACACTTTGCCAGGCCTGGAGCAGTACTCTGTGCGCAAGTTTGCCCAGGCTCTCGAAGTGTTCCCCAAGGCCCTGGCCGAAAACTCTGGATTCAATGGCACCGAAGCTGTTAACCTATTGTATTTGGCTCACAATTCCGAGAGCGGCAAGAACATCGGTTTCGACATTGAAGCAGAGACGGCGAGCACAATAGATGCGGCGAAGGCAAAGATATTCGACCTGTATCAGGGAAAGTTCTGGGGTCTCAAGTACGCTGTTGGTGCGGCCACAACCATCTTGAAGGTGGATCAGATTATCATGGCCAAGCGTGCCGGTGGTCCCAAGCCGCGTCAGGCTGCCGGCAGTGATGAGAGCTAA